From a single Sinomonas atrocyanea genomic region:
- the hpt gene encoding hypoxanthine phosphoribosyltransferase: MESTDVQADLKHVLKSKDEIQNRIAELAAEIDRDYEGRDLLIVGVLKGAVMVMADLARALHSHVTMDWMAVSSYGSGTQSSGVVRILKDLDSDLMGKHVLIVEDIIDSGLTLSWLKTNLESRGTASVEICTAFRKPDAAKVAINVKYVGFDIPNEFVVGYGLDYAEKYRNLDFVGTLAPHVYE; the protein is encoded by the coding sequence GTGGAATCGACCGACGTCCAGGCAGATCTCAAGCACGTCCTCAAGTCGAAAGACGAGATCCAGAACCGCATTGCCGAGCTTGCCGCGGAGATCGACCGCGACTACGAGGGGCGCGACCTGCTGATCGTCGGCGTGCTGAAGGGCGCCGTCATGGTCATGGCCGACCTGGCGCGGGCGCTGCACTCGCACGTGACCATGGACTGGATGGCGGTCTCCTCCTACGGCTCGGGCACCCAGTCCTCCGGAGTGGTCCGCATCCTCAAGGACCTCGACTCGGACCTCATGGGCAAGCACGTCCTCATCGTCGAGGACATCATCGACTCGGGCCTGACGCTCTCGTGGCTCAAGACCAACCTCGAGTCCCGCGGGACGGCGTCGGTCGAGATCTGCACGGCCTTCCGCAAGCCGGATGCCGCTAAGGTCGCGATCAATGTCAAGTACGTGGGCTTCGACATCCCCAACGAGTTCGTGGTGGGCTACGGCCTCGACTACGCCGAGAAGTACCGCAACCTCGACTTCGTGGGCACGCTCGCGCCGCACGTCTACGAGTGA
- a CDS encoding zinc-dependent metalloprotease: MDAPQMAGQLINWDLAAATAARLTPPGPALSAAEAREAVESLRRLADASVPHVHRITGLAVAEDLRDSQLLIVDRASWAKANAQGFEVMMAPVLAHLVEKKASELTPAAARVGGAITGAQLGAILAYLASRVLGQYEPFAALAPGSTVPPAGRLLLVAPNIVHVERELAVDPEDFRMWVCLHEQTHRVQFAAAPWLRGHMTEQIGKLSESLVGNVDSIMERAAAAAKSLRDRTGTSANLPSKGAILDLLRDPEERAAISHLTAVMSLLEGHANVVMDAVDASVVPSVRTIRQRFQARNENRGPIETFVRRFLGLEAKMRQYTDGQEFVRHVVDTVGMAGFNRVWESAEHLPTEEEIHDPAAWVARMGL, translated from the coding sequence ATGGATGCCCCGCAGATGGCCGGCCAACTGATCAACTGGGACCTCGCCGCCGCGACGGCGGCCCGGCTCACGCCGCCGGGCCCGGCGCTGAGCGCGGCTGAGGCCAGGGAGGCGGTGGAGAGCCTGCGCCGCCTGGCCGACGCGTCCGTGCCCCATGTCCACCGCATCACGGGCCTCGCCGTGGCCGAGGACCTCCGCGACTCCCAGCTGCTGATCGTGGACCGCGCCTCGTGGGCCAAGGCGAACGCGCAGGGCTTCGAGGTCATGATGGCCCCGGTCCTCGCGCACCTCGTCGAGAAGAAGGCCAGCGAGCTCACGCCGGCCGCGGCCCGGGTGGGCGGCGCGATCACCGGCGCCCAGCTGGGGGCCATCCTCGCCTACCTCGCGAGCCGGGTCCTGGGCCAGTACGAGCCCTTCGCCGCCCTCGCCCCCGGCTCCACCGTGCCGCCCGCCGGCCGGCTGCTGCTCGTGGCGCCCAACATCGTCCACGTCGAGCGCGAGCTCGCGGTCGACCCGGAGGACTTCCGGATGTGGGTGTGCCTCCACGAGCAGACCCACCGTGTCCAGTTCGCTGCGGCGCCGTGGCTGCGCGGGCACATGACCGAGCAGATCGGCAAGCTCAGCGAGAGCCTCGTGGGCAACGTGGACAGCATCATGGAGCGGGCGGCGGCGGCGGCGAAGTCCCTGCGCGACCGCACCGGCACGTCGGCGAACCTGCCGAGCAAGGGCGCGATCCTCGACCTCCTCCGGGACCCCGAGGAGCGCGCGGCGATCTCCCACCTCACCGCGGTCATGAGCCTGCTCGAGGGGCATGCCAACGTTGTGATGGACGCCGTCGACGCGTCGGTGGTGCCCAGCGTGCGCACCATCCGCCAGCGCTTCCAGGCCCGCAACGAGAACCGCGGGCCGATCGAGACCTTCGTGCGCCGGTTCCTGGGGCTGGAGGCGAAGATGCGCCAGTACACGGACGGCCAGGAGTTCGTCCGCCACGTGGTGGACACCGTCGGGATGGCCGGCTTCAACCGGGTCTGGGAGTCCGCCGAGCACCTTCCGACCGAGGAGGAGATCCACGACCCCGCCGCGTGGGTTGCCCGGATGGGGCTGTGA
- the tilS gene encoding tRNA lysidine(34) synthetase TilS: MRSALEEAGWPPVVLVACSGGPDSLALAAAVAHFARRGSVRAPGGGSRPLRAGAVVVDHQLQEGSGEVARTTAAVLAGLGLAPVRVVPVEVRAEGEGPEAAARTARHAALEEEARALVAGAVLLGHTLDDQAEQVLLGLARGSGARALGAMRRVRGLFVRPFLGLRRAETLDICAAEGLEPWFDPTNEDQRFMRSRVRASIMPFLETELGPGVAEALARTASLLGADADFLDAHAQRAYESLAEVVAAEPPTAEVAARAGAGPRAVVLPGDALRDLPPAIRGRVIALAVAELGGEATYERLRAVERLLDRRGSAGPVEVPGHVSAYRRSASGPAPGTRGISPGAPGALVLVSHR, from the coding sequence GTGAGGTCCGCCCTCGAGGAGGCCGGCTGGCCGCCCGTCGTCCTCGTCGCCTGCTCCGGAGGCCCCGACTCGCTCGCGCTCGCCGCCGCGGTGGCGCACTTCGCGCGCAGGGGGAGCGTCCGGGCACCCGGCGGCGGCAGCCGCCCGCTGCGGGCCGGGGCCGTCGTCGTCGACCATCAGCTGCAGGAGGGCTCGGGCGAGGTCGCGCGCACGACGGCGGCCGTGCTGGCCGGCCTGGGCCTCGCACCGGTGCGGGTGGTCCCCGTCGAGGTACGGGCCGAGGGGGAGGGGCCGGAGGCGGCCGCGAGGACCGCACGGCACGCCGCCCTCGAGGAGGAGGCCCGGGCGCTCGTGGCCGGGGCCGTGCTGCTCGGCCACACCCTCGACGACCAGGCCGAGCAGGTGCTGCTGGGCCTGGCCCGCGGCTCCGGGGCGCGCGCCCTCGGCGCCATGCGGAGAGTCCGGGGCCTGTTCGTGCGGCCGTTCCTCGGACTCCGCCGTGCCGAGACCCTCGACATCTGCGCGGCGGAGGGCCTCGAGCCCTGGTTCGACCCCACCAACGAGGACCAGAGGTTCATGCGTTCCCGCGTGCGGGCGTCGATCATGCCCTTCCTCGAGACCGAGCTCGGGCCCGGCGTGGCCGAGGCGCTCGCCCGCACGGCCTCGCTCCTGGGCGCCGACGCCGACTTCCTCGACGCCCACGCCCAGCGGGCCTACGAGTCCCTCGCCGAGGTCGTGGCCGCCGAACCGCCGACCGCCGAAGTGGCGGCACGCGCCGGAGCCGGGCCACGCGCCGTCGTGCTCCCCGGGGACGCACTCCGTGACCTGCCGCCGGCGATCCGGGGGCGCGTCATCGCCCTCGCCGTGGCCGAGCTGGGCGGGGAGGCGACCTACGAGCGGCTCCGCGCCGTCGAGCGGCTCCTCGACCGGCGGGGCTCGGCCGGTCCCGTCGAGGTGCCCGGACACGTGAGCGCCTACCGCCGGAGCGCGTCCGGCCCTGCACCGGGCACCAGAGGAATCAGTCCCGGCGCACCCGGGGCGCTAGTCTTGGTATCGCACCGCTGA